From the Lathyrus oleraceus cultivar Zhongwan6 chromosome 4, CAAS_Psat_ZW6_1.0, whole genome shotgun sequence genome, one window contains:
- the LOC127075621 gene encoding metacaspase-4: MAKKAVLIGINYPGTKAELRGCVNDVWRMHKCLIERYGFSEDDVTVLIDTDSSYTEPTGKNIRRVLSELIRSAEEGDVLFVHYSGHGTRLPAETGEDDDTGFDECIVPSDMNLITDDDFKEFVNGIPRGCRLTIVSDSCHSGGLIEEAKEQIGESTKGGEEQSESGFGFSSFLHRKVEDAIESRGFHVPSGLRRHNHRDEEDGDSELAHGNYGYLRSKSLPLSTLIEILKQKTGKDDIDVGKLRPTLFDVFGEDASPKVKKFMKVILDKLQGDGEGEHGGILGMVGSLAQQFLKQKLDENDEGYAKPAMETEVGSKHEVYAGSSKRGMPSGGILMSGCQTDQTSADACPAGNAANAYGAFSNAIQAIIEETDGSVTYSELVLKARQKLQKAGFTQKPGLYCSDHHVDEPFVC; the protein is encoded by the exons ATGGCGAAAAAAGCTGTGTTGATTGGGATCAACTATCCCGGAACAAAAGCAGAGTTAAGAGGATGCGTAAACGACGTATGGAGGATGCACAAATGCTTGATCGAACGATACGGATTTTCCGAAGACGACGTCACCGTTTTGATCGACACCGATTCGTCGTATACGGAGCCGACGGGAAAGAACATACGCCGTGTGCTGTCGGAGTTGATCCGATCGGCGGAGGAAGGAGATGTGTTGTTCGTTCATTATAGTGGACATGGTACGCGTCTTCCTGCTGAAACGGGAGAGGATGATGATACTGGTTTTGATGAATGTATCGTTCCTTCTGATATGAATCTCATCACTG ATGATGATTTCAAGGAATTTGTGAATGGGATACCTAGAGGATGTAGGCTGACAATTGTATCTGATTCTTGCCATAGTGGTGGCTTAATTGAAGAAGCTAAGGAGCAGATAGGAGAGAGCACTAAAGGAGGTGAGGAACAATCTGAATCTGGCTTTGGATTCTCAAGCTTTCTGCATAGGAAAGTTGAGGATGCCATTGAGTCCAGGGGATTTCACGTCCCTTCAGGATTGCGTCGTCATAACCACAGGGATGAAGAAGATGGGGACAGCGAACTCGCACATGGCAACTATGGTTATCTAAGGAGTAAGTCTCTGCCACTCTCAACCCTCATTGAGATACTCAAGCAGAAAACTGGAAAAGATGATATAGATGTTGGTAAACTGAGACCTACCCTTTTTGATGTTTTTGGGGAAGATGCTAGCCCCAAAGTGAAGAAGTTTATGAAGGTTATCCTGGACAAACTCCAAGGAGATGGTGAAGGTGAACATGGTGGGATACTGGGAATGGTAGGTAGTCTTGCCCAACAGTTTCTCAAGCAAAAGCTGGATGAGAATGATGAGGGATATGCAAAACCTGCCATGGAGACAGAAGTGGGAAGTAAGCATGaagtatatgctggttcatcaAAGCGCGGTATGCCAAGCGGTGGGATTCTGATGAGCGGCTGTCAGACAGACCAGACTTCAGCAGATGCTTGTCCAGCTGGAAATGCAGCTAATGCTTATGGAGCTTTTAGTAATGCAATACAAGCTATAATTGAGGAGACTGATGGTTCAGTTACATATTCAGAGCTTGTTCTCAAGGCTAGGCAGAAGCTACAGAAGGCCGGTTTCACTCAAAAACCTGGACTCTACTGCAGTGACCACCATGTTGATGAACCATTCGTGTGCTGA